Proteins encoded within one genomic window of Fibrobacter sp. UWB16:
- a CDS encoding histidine phosphatase family protein, translating to MILWTIRHTKPYNPNDVCYGRLDFDVSPTFEEESDKALKALTNKGAKPTRLFSSPLIRCVKFADKASQLLGLPVEKEPAIIELNFGSWEGQKLTAVPRSEMHAWTSDLRGYRFPNGENFYDIDKRAGSFIDTLPDDGEFLCITHAGVIASLQHSRCGLPDNIFVEGMFSYAMVTRFEFTRNSDGKYHGSFEKIHDGLQMPPLKMESL from the coding sequence ATGATTCTTTGGACAATTCGACATACCAAGCCTTACAACCCAAATGATGTTTGTTACGGAAGACTGGACTTTGACGTCTCCCCCACGTTCGAAGAAGAATCAGACAAAGCACTCAAGGCTCTCACAAACAAAGGAGCCAAGCCAACTCGTTTGTTTTCAAGCCCGCTCATCCGCTGCGTCAAGTTCGCCGACAAAGCATCACAGCTTTTGGGATTGCCCGTCGAAAAAGAGCCCGCCATCATTGAGCTTAACTTCGGCTCATGGGAAGGTCAAAAGCTCACGGCAGTTCCCCGTTCTGAGATGCACGCCTGGACTAGCGACCTCCGCGGCTATAGGTTCCCTAACGGAGAAAACTTTTACGATATAGACAAACGCGCAGGATCGTTCATAGACACGCTCCCAGACGATGGTGAATTTCTGTGCATTACACATGCTGGCGTAATCGCCTCTTTGCAGCACTCTCGTTGCGGACTACCTGACAACATATTTGTCGAAGGCATGTTCAGTTACGCCATGGTTACTCGTTTTGAATTTACTCGTAATAGCGACGGGAAATACCACGGATCTTTTGAAAAAATCCACGATGGCCTTCAAATGCCACCGCTGAAAATGGAATCCTTATAA
- a CDS encoding glutamine--tRNA ligase/YqeY domain fusion protein, producing MEIPESSNFIQDIIVNDLQTGKRDHVLTRFPPEPNGYIHIGHAKSICLNFGTAKKFGGFTNLRFDDTNPTKEDVEYVDSIREDVKWLGFEWKEEFFASDYYDQIYAFAEKMIEMGKAYVEDLTRDEMQEYRGNDAGKPSRPSPYRDRSVEENMKLFHEMRDGKYADGEKCLRAKVDLASPNMNMRDPVIYRIKHCTHHRTGDKWCIYPMYDFAHPISDWIEGITHSICTLEFEAHRPLYDWFLIELGLQNRPQQIEFARLNLTYTMMSKRKLLELVQTNAVLGWNDPRMPTVCGFRRRGFTPSSIREFCSRIGVSKADSMVDVNLLYFCIREELNQTANRVMAVIDPVKLVIDNWEAGKVEMIEVENNPNDPNAGTRKVPFSGELYIEADDFMEEPPKKYFRLKPEGEVRLKGAYFVTCKSVEKDDDGKVKVIHCVYDPLSKGGESPDGRKVKGTIHWVSAAHAVDAEVRLIDNLFTLEDPAQVPEGEDWHDYLNPNSMVVKQAKVEPALADAKLEDRFQFMRQGYFCLDSEDSKPGHLVFNRTVGLKDSFNPTK from the coding sequence ATGGAAATCCCCGAATCTTCGAATTTTATTCAGGACATTATCGTTAACGACCTCCAAACCGGCAAGCGCGATCACGTGCTGACGCGTTTCCCGCCCGAACCGAACGGCTATATTCACATTGGCCACGCCAAGTCCATCTGCTTGAACTTCGGCACTGCTAAAAAGTTCGGCGGCTTTACGAACCTCCGCTTCGACGACACGAACCCGACCAAGGAAGATGTGGAATATGTCGATTCCATCCGCGAAGACGTGAAGTGGCTCGGCTTTGAATGGAAAGAAGAATTTTTCGCAAGCGACTACTACGACCAGATTTACGCCTTTGCCGAAAAGATGATTGAAATGGGCAAGGCTTACGTCGAAGATTTGACTCGCGACGAAATGCAGGAATACCGCGGCAACGATGCTGGCAAGCCCTCCCGCCCGAGCCCCTACCGCGACCGCAGCGTCGAAGAAAACATGAAGCTCTTCCACGAAATGCGCGACGGCAAGTACGCCGACGGTGAAAAGTGCCTCCGTGCCAAGGTCGACCTCGCTAGCCCGAACATGAACATGCGCGATCCGGTCATCTACCGCATCAAGCATTGCACGCACCATCGCACTGGCGACAAGTGGTGCATCTACCCGATGTACGACTTTGCCCACCCGATCAGCGACTGGATCGAAGGCATTACGCACTCCATCTGCACGCTCGAGTTCGAAGCCCACCGTCCGCTTTATGACTGGTTCCTCATTGAACTTGGTTTGCAGAACCGTCCGCAGCAGATTGAATTTGCCCGCTTGAATCTCACGTACACGATGATGAGTAAGAGGAAGCTCCTCGAACTTGTGCAGACAAACGCTGTGCTTGGCTGGAATGACCCGCGTATGCCGACCGTTTGCGGTTTCCGCCGCCGTGGCTTTACCCCGAGCTCCATCCGCGAGTTCTGCAGCCGCATCGGTGTTTCCAAGGCCGACTCCATGGTCGACGTGAACCTCCTTTACTTCTGCATCCGCGAAGAATTGAACCAGACTGCTAACCGCGTGATGGCCGTGATTGATCCGGTCAAGCTCGTGATTGACAACTGGGAAGCAGGCAAGGTCGAAATGATCGAAGTCGAGAACAATCCGAACGACCCGAACGCAGGAACCCGCAAGGTGCCGTTCAGCGGTGAACTCTACATCGAAGCCGACGACTTTATGGAAGAACCGCCGAAGAAGTACTTCCGCTTGAAGCCGGAAGGCGAAGTCCGCCTCAAGGGCGCTTACTTTGTCACTTGCAAGAGCGTCGAAAAGGATGATGACGGTAAAGTCAAGGTGATCCACTGCGTCTATGACCCGCTTAGCAAGGGTGGCGAATCTCCGGATGGCCGCAAGGTCAAGGGCACGATCCACTGGGTTTCTGCAGCACACGCTGTGGATGCCGAAGTGCGCCTCATTGATAACTTGTTCACGCTCGAAGATCCTGCTCAGGTCCCGGAAGGCGAAGACTGGCACGATTACCTGAACCCGAACTCCATGGTCGTTAAGCAGGCCAAGGTGGAACCCGCTCTCGCCGATGCCAAGCTCGAAGACCGCTTCCAGTTCATGCGTCAGGGCTACTTCTGCCTCGATAGCGAAGACTCCAAGCCGGGTCACCTCGTGTTCAACCGTACTGTTGGCTTGAAGGATTCTTTCAACCCGACAAAGTAA
- a CDS encoding cadherin repeat domain-containing protein, whose translation MAQENVPEVERIVVKLDPLQFSGVTDEDQGQKLWNDLMKYKLWGTQTIIFNKHDFKIAETSGYTGTAVGDVVFNDYGHTLGGPIVSGRDLVFAKGAATEDSLIGGSIYARKLYLPDNYKVENSRYDGNICFEDDIVFSAPDKNGAEWEYYEWINTLNRFIENAHKAILNDDRRKEGKVYANWAKDLSNPSAVNLDGVFSDDEGAVKCPSDVPRPDVGLTVPVLDESGINWEPSVSLSSSFYGEVQYIHVPPISEDDIKNEHTWFDKYVENIEFFGNYGKKLYILMPSSQQNADKKTTGRLTRIFTQQGINIQSSANDTKIQVAYVGSDATWDSENKRWNFDENEITVVHDTAYAGNLLFYTNADINWPAMNSNRESDYQGTFITTGDFTINDHLSVAGQLIAGGTLWFESEFNGEFHYVPFNTPEIKTNVFAGDKFKEDDNTWYDMQFYLTDTAHTEVSFDYCFAFFDEIEDADTKFAAYKSKEYGNLSGEFAKREDLGVNDDNHKMPFCKDGESRHIVIRKGKRHPDVPEYSAWLKVIDDDKIEGDEYMLFKIMNLNGAAISGNKFGGGLVVKLVDSNNKPPHFVDLDKVNLAVPENATKALAGTLVAEDDEGDEYAYEIVGGSAEELFQINSKGEVSMKNGVDPFDYEAWKAAGTKLTLDIEVCDTKDTQHSTFLCDSRTFTVSIIDVNEKPYFDYAADAKKEIKIAENSMNADEAVKTADLDTYIDKLGIVVKNSKFTNNEVVVIGGDVDDFGVSKAGVIYAKHNLDYELKSTYKITLRVRDVDTENYPDLYDDMEFTITVTDIDDGPKFEFAAYNGTVDENSVAGTVVDLDHAIVAKSTLEDATITYKLLDETKSFVIDPVTGVITVAEGAVLDFETKDTYEMKVVASDESGVEGQIVQTDTADVIIKLNDLKHYLKETVFEIAEDAAKESKIKPSLETTEPGIVDDAKYTYYILDGSKEVSSNKIFELDPETGTFSVVAGLDYETKDSYSIKVRVKNAIGNSSDTTVTINIIDVNEAPSILVDTIYVKENHPVDEPFSTVKTDKDDPDTKNPDFRNNVYTNTDGSKIFKVDSNGDVILLKPLDYEADSVYTIDVRVSDKEDNTLTSTKKVVVKVVDVYERSEVEITRVEDRDSIYLKPDSVFVNDSVVGIEWTRDGKIDSSVDSLKEGCNVIIKKFHDKTKNDPGADTVVVCFSSAAPIVTVSANGDDVTADNIYTVVEKATKNDTAVYVNEKKNDIKVTVNDTASHVTKSFTVKLELDTVAVSSKNFKSLKSVADSEITRKKNPDSGITSVPENGTTYKNSYTDEVNGVKVTVSYYTDKNGKDVKRSVITSSGKTKDLAVIEVSYTTKVNGKEVTISYFAAASTGERVTLNTGLTDSESVLSADGEYVTASYKVYYDYVDKNGNTVEVSYYLDDKGNIAKNNEGNIGYNVAYTYVNKYGNSSKKDVFIVLDQKGPVVKIVSPREDDVLTANFAVVKWTVNGEEQDTLRVQGLDNGVQTIVRVFRDKAGNESRDSVHVLVKKAKDISIDVEKPVTKVDRDSVEKYYKDSKPSDDQTYSVTFFNYEKDAETEAIVGIKGKAKKGSGEEPYSGLKGHLGPTLKVDARVPVVSAVGGLATLDDIMSSDGLVAVEGVDAANGKKMAVDEYVEKHCTEEFRKALKKSKDYSHMNLYWTTLKVKVWVYSNTGVFTDYYSFDYDLDDPEYVNEAGLLKFYFELKPDENGDVRTKDGRLYGTGAYLFKTEVRMSSKLRCDLPPISDEGKKKNSVVKTSDDLLKSFGYRRPVNK comes from the coding sequence ATGGCACAAGAAAATGTGCCGGAGGTTGAACGCATTGTTGTCAAATTGGATCCGTTACAATTTTCCGGAGTGACGGACGAGGATCAAGGGCAGAAGCTCTGGAACGACCTCATGAAGTACAAACTATGGGGTACTCAAACCATAATTTTCAATAAGCATGATTTTAAAATTGCCGAAACTAGTGGGTACACGGGAACGGCTGTTGGTGATGTTGTCTTCAATGATTATGGGCATACACTTGGTGGTCCGATTGTTTCGGGCCGTGATCTTGTTTTTGCAAAAGGTGCGGCTACGGAAGATTCTCTAATAGGAGGATCAATATATGCCAGAAAACTTTATTTGCCAGATAACTATAAAGTCGAAAATTCTCGGTATGATGGGAATATTTGTTTTGAAGACGATATCGTTTTTTCTGCGCCTGACAAAAATGGAGCTGAATGGGAATATTATGAGTGGATTAATACTTTAAATCGTTTTATCGAAAATGCTCACAAAGCAATTCTTAATGACGACCGTAGAAAAGAAGGCAAGGTTTATGCTAACTGGGCTAAGGATCTTTCTAATCCGTCTGCTGTGAATCTTGATGGTGTCTTTAGTGATGATGAAGGTGCTGTTAAATGTCCTTCGGATGTTCCGAGACCAGATGTGGGACTGACCGTACCTGTGCTTGATGAGTCTGGTATTAATTGGGAACCCTCCGTTAGTTTGAGCTCAAGCTTTTATGGCGAAGTCCAGTATATTCACGTTCCGCCCATTTCTGAAGATGATATCAAGAACGAACATACTTGGTTCGATAAGTATGTCGAGAATATTGAATTTTTCGGAAATTACGGAAAGAAGCTTTATATCTTGATGCCGTCCAGTCAGCAGAACGCTGATAAAAAGACGACTGGTCGCTTGACGCGTATCTTTACACAACAAGGTATTAATATTCAAAGTTCTGCAAATGATACAAAGATTCAGGTGGCTTATGTCGGTAGTGATGCTACGTGGGACTCCGAAAATAAACGATGGAATTTTGACGAAAACGAAATAACCGTAGTCCATGATACCGCTTATGCTGGTAATCTTTTGTTCTATACGAACGCGGACATCAATTGGCCTGCAATGAATAGTAATAGGGAATCTGATTATCAGGGAACCTTTATTACTACGGGCGATTTTACAATCAACGATCATTTAAGTGTTGCTGGTCAGCTGATTGCTGGTGGAACTCTTTGGTTTGAATCTGAATTTAATGGGGAATTCCACTATGTTCCATTCAATACTCCTGAAATTAAGACAAATGTTTTTGCGGGTGATAAGTTCAAGGAAGATGACAATACATGGTATGACATGCAGTTCTACTTGACGGATACCGCACATACCGAAGTATCTTTCGATTATTGCTTTGCTTTCTTTGATGAAATTGAAGATGCTGATACGAAATTTGCCGCTTATAAAAGTAAGGAATACGGCAACCTTTCGGGTGAGTTTGCTAAACGTGAAGATTTAGGTGTAAATGATGATAACCATAAAATGCCGTTCTGCAAGGATGGTGAATCAAGACATATAGTCATTAGAAAGGGAAAACGTCATCCAGATGTTCCTGAATATTCAGCATGGCTCAAAGTCATTGATGATGATAAGATCGAAGGCGATGAATACATGTTATTCAAGATTATGAACTTGAATGGTGCTGCTATCTCGGGCAACAAGTTCGGTGGTGGTCTCGTGGTTAAACTTGTGGATTCCAATAATAAGCCGCCACACTTTGTTGATTTGGATAAAGTTAATCTTGCTGTTCCTGAAAATGCCACAAAGGCTTTGGCGGGTACGCTTGTTGCCGAAGATGACGAAGGTGATGAATATGCATATGAAATAGTGGGTGGCTCTGCTGAAGAATTATTCCAAATTAATTCTAAAGGCGAAGTTTCTATGAAAAATGGTGTTGATCCGTTTGATTATGAAGCTTGGAAGGCCGCCGGTACAAAGCTAACCCTTGATATAGAAGTTTGCGATACAAAGGATACGCAACATAGTACATTCCTTTGTGATAGCCGCACGTTCACGGTTAGCATTATTGACGTTAACGAAAAGCCATACTTCGACTACGCCGCAGATGCGAAAAAGGAAATCAAGATTGCCGAAAATTCAATGAATGCTGATGAAGCGGTGAAAACGGCGGATCTTGATACCTATATTGATAAATTGGGTATTGTTGTTAAAAATTCGAAGTTTACGAATAACGAAGTCGTAGTAATTGGTGGTGATGTCGATGACTTTGGCGTTTCCAAGGCTGGTGTTATCTACGCAAAGCATAATCTTGATTATGAACTGAAGAGCACGTATAAGATTACCTTGCGAGTCCGTGATGTGGATACGGAAAATTATCCGGATCTTTATGACGATATGGAATTTACCATTACCGTAACGGATATCGATGACGGTCCGAAGTTTGAATTTGCAGCCTACAATGGAACCGTTGATGAAAACTCCGTCGCTGGCACTGTAGTCGATTTAGACCACGCTATCGTGGCAAAATCAACTCTTGAAGATGCTACGATTACTTACAAGTTGCTTGATGAAACCAAGTCGTTTGTAATCGACCCGGTTACGGGTGTCATCACGGTGGCTGAAGGTGCTGTCCTCGATTTCGAAACGAAGGATACTTACGAGATGAAGGTTGTCGCTTCTGATGAATCTGGTGTTGAAGGTCAAATAGTGCAGACCGATACAGCCGATGTTATCATCAAGCTTAACGACTTGAAGCATTACCTGAAGGAAACTGTATTCGAAATTGCGGAAGATGCGGCTAAGGAATCTAAAATCAAGCCGTCGCTTGAAACCACTGAACCTGGCATTGTTGATGATGCCAAGTATACCTACTATATCCTCGACGGTTCCAAGGAAGTTTCTTCGAATAAGATCTTTGAACTCGATCCGGAGACTGGTACGTTCTCCGTTGTAGCCGGTCTGGATTATGAGACGAAGGACTCCTATTCCATCAAGGTCCGTGTGAAGAATGCTATTGGCAATTCTTCTGATACAACAGTGACGATCAATATTATCGATGTGAATGAAGCTCCGTCTATCCTTGTGGATACAATCTATGTGAAGGAAAATCATCCTGTCGATGAACCGTTCAGCACTGTCAAGACGGATAAGGACGATCCGGATACAAAGAATCCTGATTTCCGCAACAACGTTTATACCAATACTGATGGTAGCAAAATCTTCAAGGTGGATTCGAATGGCGATGTCATTCTCCTGAAGCCTCTCGATTACGAAGCTGATTCAGTCTATACGATTGATGTACGCGTAAGCGATAAGGAAGACAATACGCTGACTTCGACCAAGAAGGTTGTTGTTAAGGTTGTGGATGTCTATGAAAGGTCCGAAGTCGAAATTACACGTGTCGAAGATAGGGATTCTATCTATCTCAAGCCGGATTCCGTCTTTGTGAACGATTCTGTCGTGGGCATTGAATGGACTCGTGACGGTAAGATCGATTCTAGTGTCGATTCGCTTAAAGAAGGTTGCAATGTCATTATCAAGAAATTCCATGACAAGACTAAGAATGATCCGGGTGCCGATACGGTTGTCGTTTGCTTCAGCTCTGCCGCTCCGATTGTGACGGTCTCTGCCAATGGTGATGATGTTACTGCAGATAACATTTATACAGTCGTTGAAAAGGCGACAAAGAACGATACTGCTGTTTACGTGAATGAAAAGAAGAATGATATCAAGGTGACTGTCAATGACACTGCGTCTCATGTTACTAAGTCGTTCACGGTAAAGCTGGAACTGGATACGGTTGCAGTCTCTTCGAAGAATTTCAAGAGTCTCAAGAGTGTAGCGGACTCCGAAATTACTCGTAAGAAGAATCCTGATTCTGGAATTACATCTGTTCCTGAAAATGGAACGACCTATAAGAATTCTTATACGGATGAAGTAAACGGCGTCAAGGTGACTGTTTCTTACTACACCGATAAGAATGGTAAGGATGTCAAACGTTCTGTTATCACTTCTTCTGGCAAGACAAAAGATCTCGCTGTAATCGAAGTCTCGTACACGACAAAGGTCAATGGCAAGGAAGTTACGATTTCGTACTTCGCCGCTGCATCAACGGGTGAACGTGTCACGCTGAATACTGGCCTTACCGATAGCGAGTCTGTGCTCTCTGCAGATGGCGAATACGTGACGGCTTCGTACAAAGTGTACTATGACTATGTTGACAAGAACGGCAACACCGTCGAAGTCTCTTACTATCTGGATGACAAGGGCAATATCGCGAAGAACAACGAAGGAAACATTGGTTACAATGTCGCTTATACTTATGTGAACAAGTATGGCAACTCTTCGAAGAAGGACGTGTTTATCGTTCTTGACCAGAAGGGACCTGTTGTAAAGATCGTTTCTCCGCGTGAAGATGACGTTCTTACCGCAAACTTTGCTGTGGTCAAGTGGACTGTCAATGGTGAAGAACAGGATACGCTCCGCGTTCAAGGCCTTGACAATGGCGTGCAGACGATTGTCCGTGTGTTCCGCGACAAGGCCGGCAACGAATCCCGCGATTCTGTGCATGTCTTGGTCAAGAAGGCAAAGGACATCAGTATTGATGTTGAAAAGCCTGTAACGAAGGTCGATCGCGACTCTGTCGAAAAGTACTACAAGGACAGCAAGCCGAGTGATGACCAGACTTATAGCGTGACATTCTTCAACTATGAAAAGGACGCCGAAACCGAAGCCATTGTTGGAATTAAGGGCAAGGCCAAGAAGGGCTCTGGCGAAGAACCGTATTCTGGCTTGAAGGGCCACCTCGGACCGACACTCAAGGTCGACGCTCGCGTTCCTGTGGTAAGTGCTGTGGGTGGACTGGCAACGCTGGACGACATCATGAGCAGTGATGGCCTTGTGGCCGTGGAAGGCGTTGATGCCGCTAACGGTAAGAAGATGGCTGTGGACGAATACGTTGAAAAGCACTGTACCGAAGAGTTCAGAAAAGCTTTGAAGAAGTCCAAGGATTACAGCCACATGAACCTTTACTGGACGACGCTCAAGGTTAAAGTCTGGGTGTACTCGAATACGGGTGTGTTTACGGACTACTATAGCTTTGACTACGACCTTGATGATCCTGAATATGTGAATGAAGCTGGTCTTTTGAAGTTCTACTTCGAACTCAAGCCTGATGAAAACGGTGACGTGAGAACTAAAGATGGACGTCTCTATGGCACCGGGGCTTACCTCTTCAAGACCGAAGTCAGGATGAGTTCTAAGCTTCGCTGCGACCTTCCGCCGATATCCGACGAAGGCAAGAAGAAGAACTCCGTTGTTAAGACGAGCGACGACTTGCTCAAGTCGTTCGGCTACAGACGTCCCGTTAACAAATAG